In Streptomyces hawaiiensis, one genomic interval encodes:
- a CDS encoding ABC transporter ATP-binding protein, producing the protein MTAATSAPAGNKPDGRPGDLPAATGDPFDRDVLPTPPGATGALLRSLLAPLKARVAVTTILLLLQQAVVQAGPLLVAYAIDRAVPAFRSQDHGPLIAVGAGYLACALAAGGLQFAFVGAAARVSQDVLLDLRGRIFRHAQALSVDFHERYTSGRLISRSTADVESLRELLDEGLQELVTVILSFVYISAMLLWLDLGLGGVAVASLVPLYALVRWYQRRAGRVYRARSTAIAAVIVKFVETMNGIRPVRAFRREAANDADFGVLNRRHERVNGDALLEMARYVTGSRLVANMAVAAIVLWGAHRVADGTLALGVLAAAVLYLRRLYDPIDRLGMFLNSYQSAAASLEKIAGLLAQTPSVPEPAAPRQLPPLESEHPGREVVFDGVRFAYRTGGEVLPTFDLTLPAGQTVAVVGSTGAGKSTLAKLLARFYDPSDGRVLLDGVDLRDLAVPELRRGVVMVTQEAFLFSGTVADNIAIGRPDATREEIEQAAKEIGAHDFISALPDGYDTDVRKRGGRISAGQRQLVAFARALLADPAVLILDEATSSLDIPGERAVQRAMTTVLKGRTAVVIAHRLSTVEIADRVLVMEHGRIVEDGEPAELIEGTGRFADLHRAWRDSLA; encoded by the coding sequence ATGACGGCGGCCACCAGCGCACCGGCCGGCAACAAACCCGACGGGCGACCCGGCGACCTGCCCGCCGCCACCGGCGACCCCTTCGACCGGGACGTCCTGCCCACGCCGCCGGGTGCCACCGGAGCCCTGCTGCGCTCCCTGCTCGCGCCCCTGAAGGCCCGGGTCGCGGTCACGACGATTCTGCTGCTGCTCCAGCAGGCGGTCGTGCAGGCGGGCCCGCTGCTCGTGGCGTACGCCATCGACCGTGCCGTACCGGCGTTCCGCTCGCAGGACCACGGGCCGCTGATCGCGGTGGGTGCCGGCTACCTGGCGTGCGCGCTGGCCGCGGGCGGGCTGCAGTTCGCCTTCGTCGGTGCCGCGGCCCGGGTCAGCCAGGACGTGCTGCTCGATCTGCGCGGCCGGATCTTTCGCCACGCGCAGGCGCTGAGCGTCGACTTCCACGAGCGCTACACCTCGGGCCGGCTCATCTCCCGCTCCACGGCCGACGTGGAGTCGCTGCGCGAACTGCTGGACGAGGGCCTCCAGGAACTCGTGACGGTCATCCTCTCCTTCGTCTACATCTCGGCGATGCTGCTCTGGCTCGACCTGGGCCTCGGGGGCGTGGCGGTGGCGTCCCTGGTGCCGCTCTACGCCCTCGTGCGGTGGTACCAGCGGCGGGCCGGCCGGGTGTACCGGGCACGGTCGACCGCGATCGCGGCCGTCATCGTCAAGTTCGTCGAGACGATGAACGGCATCCGGCCCGTGCGCGCCTTCCGCCGCGAGGCCGCCAACGACGCGGACTTCGGCGTGCTCAACCGGCGGCACGAACGCGTCAACGGCGACGCGCTGCTGGAAATGGCCCGCTACGTCACCGGCTCGCGGCTGGTCGCCAACATGGCGGTCGCGGCGATCGTGCTGTGGGGCGCCCACCGGGTCGCGGACGGCACACTGGCCCTCGGTGTGCTGGCGGCGGCCGTGCTGTACCTGCGGCGGCTGTACGACCCGATCGACCGGCTCGGGATGTTCCTGAACTCCTACCAGTCGGCGGCGGCCTCCCTGGAGAAGATCGCCGGCCTGCTCGCCCAGACCCCGTCGGTCCCCGAGCCGGCCGCTCCCCGGCAGCTCCCGCCGCTCGAGAGCGAACACCCCGGCCGCGAAGTGGTCTTCGACGGCGTCCGCTTCGCCTACCGCACCGGCGGCGAGGTCCTGCCCACGTTCGACCTCACCCTCCCGGCCGGGCAGACAGTCGCGGTCGTGGGCTCCACAGGCGCCGGCAAGTCGACGCTGGCCAAGCTGCTGGCCCGGTTCTACGACCCCTCCGACGGCCGGGTGCTGCTGGACGGCGTCGACCTGCGCGACCTGGCCGTGCCCGAGCTGCGCCGCGGGGTGGTCATGGTGACGCAGGAGGCGTTCCTGTTCTCCGGCACGGTCGCCGACAACATCGCGATCGGCCGCCCGGACGCCACCCGAGAGGAGATCGAGCAGGCGGCGAAGGAGATCGGCGCGCACGACTTCATCAGCGCCCTGCCCGACGGCTACGACACCGACGTACGCAAACGGGGCGGCCGCATCTCCGCCGGGCAGCGGCAACTGGTGGCGTTCGCCCGGGCCTTGCTGGCCGACCCGGCCGTGCTGATCCTCGACGAGGCGACCAGCTCGCTGGACATCCCCGGGGAGCGTGCGGTGCAGCGGGCCATGACGACCGTGCTGAAGGGCCGTACGGCCGTGGTCATCGCGCACCGGCTGTCGACCGTCGAGATCGCGGACCGGGTCCTGGTGATGGAGCACGGCCGGATCGTGGAGGACGGCGAACCGGCCGAACTCATCGAAGGCACGGGCAGGTTCGCGGATCTGCACCGGGCCTGGCGGGACAGTCTGGCGTAG
- a CDS encoding ABC transporter ATP-binding protein, whose amino-acid sequence MATTPAPAQDRSAVRTLLRLWPYVRPVRARLFSAAFVAILASCVGLVIPLVLKWMVDGPIAGRDPAGVWLGALCLLLLGFTEALLFGLRRWLVARPLSHVEASMRAALYRHLQRLPVAFHDRWASGQLLSRGMTDLMLLRMFLAFPLTFLLVNGVTILVGVIIMLLQDWTLGLVILGPAVPVLVTCVIFEKRYALLARRAQDQVGDLTTVVEESVLGIRIIKGFGHHRSQARTFRDLSRTLRGTELRKARLLATIWGVIVTLPEVAIGAALVVGVVQVADGVLSAGTLVAFLSTALALRWPVESIGFLLAMSQEAATATERYFEVMDEEVEGASPSGARAGAKQPGDRGLRFHDVRFRYPDAPPGTPPVLQHIDLHIRPGESMALVGATGSGKTTLTALVPRLYELTSGRITLDGVDITDLSRDALRAKVAVAFEEPTLFSAAVGDNVLMGAKDTAGAADLERALAVAQADFVHALPQGTDTQVGEQGLSLSGGQRQRLALARAVVGQPEFLVLDDPLSALDVHTEAAVEAALRQVLADTTALIVAHRPSTVLLADRVALLSGGRIAAVGTHHELLRTNAEYAHLMSGEEEGAR is encoded by the coding sequence ATGGCCACGACACCCGCCCCCGCCCAGGACCGTTCCGCCGTCCGTACGCTGCTGCGCCTGTGGCCGTACGTGCGGCCCGTGCGGGCGCGGCTGTTCAGCGCCGCGTTCGTCGCGATACTCGCCTCCTGCGTGGGCCTGGTGATCCCGCTCGTCCTGAAGTGGATGGTGGACGGGCCGATCGCCGGCCGGGACCCGGCGGGGGTGTGGCTCGGCGCGCTGTGCCTGCTGCTGCTCGGTTTCACGGAGGCCCTGCTCTTCGGCCTGCGGCGGTGGCTGGTGGCCCGGCCGCTCTCGCACGTCGAGGCGTCGATGCGGGCGGCTCTGTACCGCCACCTCCAGCGGCTGCCGGTGGCCTTCCACGACCGGTGGGCCTCGGGGCAGCTGCTGTCCCGGGGGATGACGGACCTGATGCTGCTGCGCATGTTCCTCGCCTTCCCGCTGACGTTCCTCCTGGTCAACGGGGTGACGATCCTCGTCGGCGTGATCATCATGCTGCTTCAGGACTGGACGCTGGGGCTGGTCATCCTCGGGCCCGCCGTGCCCGTCCTGGTCACCTGCGTGATCTTCGAGAAGCGTTACGCGCTGCTGGCCCGGCGCGCCCAGGACCAGGTCGGCGACCTGACGACGGTCGTCGAGGAGAGCGTGCTGGGCATCCGCATCATCAAGGGCTTCGGCCACCACCGGAGCCAGGCACGGACGTTCCGCGACCTGTCGAGGACGCTGCGCGGCACGGAACTGCGCAAGGCGCGGCTGCTGGCCACGATCTGGGGCGTCATCGTGACGCTGCCGGAGGTGGCGATCGGGGCGGCGCTGGTGGTGGGGGTCGTCCAGGTGGCCGACGGTGTCCTGTCGGCGGGGACGCTGGTGGCGTTCCTGTCGACGGCGCTGGCGCTGCGGTGGCCGGTGGAGTCGATCGGGTTCCTGCTGGCGATGAGCCAGGAGGCGGCGACGGCGACGGAGCGGTACTTCGAGGTGATGGACGAGGAGGTGGAGGGAGCTTCCCCCTCAGGCGCGCGTGCCGGTGCGAAGCAGCCGGGAGACAGAGGGCTCCGCTTCCACGACGTCCGGTTCCGCTACCCCGACGCCCCGCCCGGCACCCCGCCCGTCCTCCAGCACATCGACCTGCACATCCGCCCGGGCGAGTCCATGGCCCTGGTCGGCGCCACCGGCAGCGGCAAGACCACCCTCACCGCGCTCGTCCCCCGCCTCTACGAGCTGACCTCGGGCCGCATCACCCTCGACGGCGTCGACATCACGGACCTGTCCAGGGACGCGCTGCGCGCCAAGGTCGCCGTGGCGTTCGAGGAGCCCACCCTGTTCTCGGCCGCGGTCGGCGACAACGTTCTCATGGGGGCGAAGGACACCGCCGGCGCGGCCGACCTGGAGCGTGCGCTCGCCGTCGCCCAGGCCGACTTCGTGCACGCCCTGCCCCAGGGGACGGACACCCAGGTGGGCGAGCAGGGCCTGAGCCTCTCCGGCGGTCAGCGCCAGCGCCTCGCGCTCGCCCGGGCCGTCGTCGGGCAACCGGAGTTCCTCGTCCTGGACGACCCGCTGTCGGCCCTGGACGTGCACACCGAGGCCGCCGTGGAGGCCGCCCTGCGGCAGGTCCTCGCGGACACCACCGCCCTGATCGTGGCGCACCGCCCCTCGACCGTGCTGCTCGCCGACCGCGTCGCGCTGCTGTCCGGGGGCCGGATCGCCGCGGTCGGCACCCACCACGAACTGCTGCGGACGAACGCCGAGTACGCGCATCTGATGTCAGGGGAAGAGGAGGGCGCACGATGA